From a region of the Myroides sp. JBRI-B21084 genome:
- a CDS encoding sensor histidine kinase — protein sequence MNKFRFQFLIVLMSLALLGIILIQLYWISTSYQNNDIQFQHMVNQTISKVADKVKEKEKYDFNKKFYEYRTKTGKVPDKKAIKEIFYIEKDNRTNQEIIYSNIISVENITDFNFGQKFIDSASGLKKDYKNYISSRKTEIYRGKQQKIDGIETGMHRALNTQNKPDEVISKEGNVVEFVDVYYNDVVSTYPIEERLNKKELQLLLQQELTHRKLTTNFEFAVFNNGDTTPIKSDNFIYNDRNTFSAPILTDLENKSKYHLYVSFPHKSKFLASDLVPFILISLLFTLVIIAAYYSAIRQLITQRQISEIKNDFINNMTHEFKTPIATINLALDAIKNPKIINDEEKVLRYVQMIRDENKRMHAQIENILRISKLEKKELDIPKEKIELTEVLEVAIDHVSLLVEDRQGTLTTHFNTQRDTVLINPTHFTSVFVNILDNAIKYSPNAPVIDIYTENVKDTIIVKIKDQGAGMSKAATKKIFDKFYREHTGDLHNVKGHGLGLAYVKQIVDDHNAQVYVESEKGKGSTFIIKIPLIN from the coding sequence ATGAATAAATTTAGATTTCAATTTTTAATTGTTCTAATGAGTTTAGCTTTATTAGGTATCATCTTAATTCAGCTTTATTGGATTAGTACAAGTTATCAAAATAACGACATACAATTTCAGCATATGGTTAACCAAACCATATCTAAAGTGGCTGATAAGGTAAAAGAAAAAGAAAAATACGATTTTAATAAAAAATTTTATGAATATAGAACAAAGACAGGTAAGGTACCTGACAAAAAGGCTATTAAAGAAATTTTTTATATAGAAAAAGACAATCGAACCAATCAAGAAATTATTTATTCAAATATTATTTCTGTAGAAAATATAACCGATTTTAATTTCGGACAAAAGTTCATTGACAGTGCAAGTGGTTTAAAAAAAGATTATAAAAATTATATAAGTAGTCGTAAAACAGAAATTTATAGGGGAAAACAACAAAAAATTGATGGGATAGAAACAGGAATGCATCGTGCTTTAAATACCCAAAATAAACCCGATGAAGTAATTTCTAAAGAAGGTAATGTAGTAGAATTTGTAGATGTTTATTACAACGATGTGGTATCAACATACCCTATAGAAGAACGTTTAAATAAGAAAGAATTACAATTATTACTTCAACAAGAATTAACACATAGAAAATTAACTACAAATTTTGAATTTGCAGTTTTTAACAATGGTGATACCACACCAATTAAGTCGGATAATTTTATTTATAACGACAGAAATACTTTTTCGGCACCAATTTTAACCGATTTAGAAAATAAATCAAAGTATCATTTATATGTTAGTTTTCCGCATAAATCAAAATTTTTAGCATCTGATTTAGTCCCATTCATTTTAATTTCATTATTGTTCACCCTAGTAATTATTGCAGCATATTATAGTGCAATAAGACAATTAATTACACAAAGACAAATTTCTGAGATAAAAAATGACTTCATTAATAATATGACACATGAGTTTAAAACGCCTATAGCAACTATAAATCTTGCTTTAGATGCTATAAAAAACCCTAAGATTATTAATGATGAGGAAAAGGTTTTGCGTTACGTACAAATGATTCGCGATGAAAACAAACGAATGCATGCGCAAATAGAAAATATTTTAAGAATATCTAAACTAGAAAAGAAAGAACTTGATATTCCTAAAGAAAAAATTGAATTAACCGAGGTTTTAGAAGTAGCAATAGATCACGTATCATTATTAGTAGAAGACAGACAGGGTACATTAACAACCCATTTTAATACACAACGCGATACGGTGCTTATAAATCCAACACATTTTACAAGCGTTTTTGTAAATATTTTAGATAATGCCATTAAATATTCACCAAATGCACCTGTGATTGATATTTATACTGAAAATGTAAAAGATACCATAATTGTAAAAATTAAAGATCAAGGTGCAGGCATGAGCAAAGCCGCAACAAAAAAAATATTTGATAAATTTTACCGCGAACATACTGGTGATTTACATAATGTAAAAGGCCATGGTTTAGGTTTAGCCTATGTAAAACAAATTGTAGACGATCACAATGCACAAGTTTATGTAGAAAGTGAAAAGGGTAAAGGTAGTACCTTTATTATTAAAATACCATTAATAAATTAA
- a CDS encoding glycosyltransferase, translating into MIFSFIIPVYNRPDEIDELLYSLTFQTYKEWFEVVVVEDGSTLNCQNVVEKYANKLNVSYYFKKNSGPGDSRNFGMNVAKGTYFIILDSDCILPNNYLQEVNVFLSVNYVDCFGGPDAAHESFSDVQKAINQVMTSVLTTGGIRGANEKLGKFQPRSFNMGISKEAFLATKGFGKIHPGEDPDLSIRLWKMNFKTALIPNAFVYHKRRIDWGKFYKQVNKFGKARPILNQRYPEYSKITYWFPTLFSTGFLIAIILFFWGNYLLITIYCAYYLLLFLQSLINTKSLKISFLTIIASFIQFFGYGAGFLYSNFLLNVKRKEATQAMPEMFFK; encoded by the coding sequence ATGATATTTTCTTTTATAATACCTGTTTATAACAGACCCGATGAGATTGATGAATTACTATATAGTTTAACTTTTCAAACCTATAAAGAATGGTTTGAAGTTGTAGTTGTTGAAGATGGGTCAACTTTAAATTGCCAAAACGTAGTTGAAAAATATGCAAACAAATTAAATGTTTCGTATTATTTTAAGAAAAATTCTGGTCCTGGCGATTCACGTAATTTTGGAATGAATGTTGCAAAAGGCACTTATTTTATCATTCTAGATTCAGATTGTATTTTACCTAATAATTATTTGCAAGAAGTAAATGTTTTTTTATCAGTTAATTATGTAGATTGTTTTGGAGGACCAGATGCAGCACATGAGTCCTTTTCTGATGTGCAAAAAGCTATAAACCAAGTAATGACATCTGTTTTAACTACAGGAGGAATTAGGGGTGCAAACGAAAAATTAGGGAAATTTCAACCCCGAAGTTTTAATATGGGTATCTCAAAAGAAGCTTTTTTGGCAACTAAAGGCTTTGGTAAAATTCATCCTGGTGAAGATCCGGATTTATCAATTCGTTTATGGAAAATGAATTTTAAAACAGCTTTAATTCCCAATGCTTTTGTGTATCATAAACGACGCATAGATTGGGGAAAATTCTACAAACAAGTCAACAAATTTGGTAAAGCACGCCCCATTTTAAATCAACGTTACCCAGAATATTCAAAAATAACCTATTGGTTTCCAACCTTATTTTCAACGGGTTTTTTAATTGCAATTATATTGTTTTTTTGGGGTAACTACTTGTTAATTACAATTTATTGTGCTTATTATTTGCTTTTATTTTTGCAAAGTTTGATAAATACAAAAAGTTTAAAAATAAGTTTTTTAACAATTATTGCAAGTTTTATTCAGTTTTTTGGATATGGGGCAGGGTTTTTGTACAGTAATTTTTTGTTAAATGTAAAAAGGAAAGAAGCTACACAAGCAATGCCCGAAATGTTTTTTAAATAA
- the coaE gene encoding dephospho-CoA kinase (Dephospho-CoA kinase (CoaE) performs the final step in coenzyme A biosynthesis.), with amino-acid sequence MTKIIGLTGGIGSGKTTMINYIKAKGFKVYIADDAGKKVMNDSVIIKKINDLFNGDVLQNDGFLDRPKIASLVFNNKILLQKLNQIVHPAVEADFQNFLQNNKDQSIIFKESALLFETEAYKKCFATILITAPLNLRIERVLKRDNITKEQILNRMNNQMSDENKIKLATYVVENVDVNIAYKRLDSIISEIITN; translated from the coding sequence ATGACAAAAATTATTGGTTTAACCGGTGGAATTGGTAGTGGTAAAACTACCATGATAAATTATATAAAAGCCAAAGGTTTTAAGGTTTATATTGCCGATGATGCAGGTAAAAAAGTAATGAATGATTCTGTAATTATTAAAAAAATTAATGATTTATTTAATGGTGATGTTTTACAAAATGACGGCTTTTTAGATAGACCCAAAATTGCTTCGTTAGTTTTTAACAATAAAATATTATTGCAAAAGCTAAATCAAATTGTGCATCCAGCTGTTGAAGCTGATTTTCAAAATTTTTTACAAAATAATAAAGATCAATCAATAATTTTTAAGGAATCGGCACTATTGTTTGAAACAGAAGCTTATAAAAAATGTTTTGCAACTATTTTAATAACAGCTCCTTTAAATCTACGTATTGAACGTGTTTTAAAAAGAGATAATATTACAAAGGAGCAAATTTTAAACAGAATGAATAACCAAATGAGTGATGAAAACAAAATAAAGCTAGCAACTTATGTTGTTGAAAATGTTGATGTTAATATTGCTTATAAACGTTTAGATAGTATAATTAGTGAAATTATAACAAATTAA